A single window of Nicotiana tomentosiformis chromosome 1, ASM39032v3, whole genome shotgun sequence DNA harbors:
- the LOC138909455 gene encoding uncharacterized protein, which produces MAVDMNIKELLVIGDSDLLIHKVQGEWSTKNVKILPYLHCVKEPCKKFTKIEFMHIPRIQNEFADALATLSSMIQHPDKNYIDLIEVEIRDQHAYCFHVNEESDGKPWYHDIKKFLTTQEYPA; this is translated from the coding sequence ATGGCagtcgacatgaacatcaaagaacTTTTAGTCATAGGAGATTCCGATTTGCTGATACACAAAGTCCAAGGAGAATGGTctaccaagaatgtcaagatactGCCGTACCTGCACTGCGTGAAAGAGCcgtgcaagaagttcacaaagatagagttcatgCACATCCCCAGAATTCAGAACGAGTTTGCCGACGCCCTTGCAACCTTATCATCTATGATTCAACATCCAGATAAGAATTACATCGACCTAATCGAGGTAGAAATCAGGGATCAACATGCCTATTGCTTCCATGTGAATGAAGAATCAGATGGTAAACCTTGGTATCATGATATCAAGAAATTCCTTACAACCCAGGAGTACCCAGCCTAG